From the genome of Daphnia pulex isolate KAP4 chromosome 12, ASM2113471v1:
TAATGACATTTGCACATGCTGATAGAAAACTGAGAGTCGGCGTGTCCGTCACGTGATTAATAATAAGCAAATGCACTTTGAAAGTAGTTCAAAGTTAAATCtgaatttaaatcaatgatGCTGCAGAGAATGAAATTCTGATATGAATATTAATCAATCCAAATCAAACATTCAATACTAGTTCAATCAAGTTTCGGTGGCGCTTTGTCGTTTTAAAACGCGCATCACGATGACTTGCGTGAAAAAGAGTTGAAGCGCAagataataaatgtttttgatgTTCGTTTATCGTTGGACGTGGGCTGGTTACTTCACAGTTGTGAACGGAATGCGCTTTAACACTCGAGTGCTGCTAATGTCTAGTAGTTCTGCTTGTATACTTTGTATTGTATACCAAAATAGACTCTTGGAACAACACCAACAATGTCGTTGATCACAATGCAGAGTGTGAGGCAACAAGTACCGCGGTAGTACTTATTtgcaaaggaaaaataaataaaaaaaaaaataaaaaaaaaggaactcaCTTGGAATGAAGAGGATCGTAAATCATCAACTCCGTTCCGGAGCAATGCGGAGATTACAAAGTGATGTAATAAACTGCGGAATGTTGCCCTGCGGCACTAGCGCTGATCCGGCACTGAAATAGAATTTGTATAAACTTGACGAATTGCGTAATTAATGTACTATCTTGTgactaaattttaaattattaggCTACTATTTCATCTCAACTCTTATAACTATTTGGGGTGGGGATTTAAGTAAGGATTACATAATTCGACGGGAATGCTACACTTGTTCTTCGCTACGATCGCCATTATTACGTATAATTTTCTCGGCCACTTCTTTGATGGTTTCTTCGATCTGTTGGTGCCATCGGCGTTCCATGATGAATTCAAAGACCTCGAAGAATTCGCCAAAGTGATGGGGGAACAGGACGTTCGTTAATTGGAATCCGCTTTCCGCTTGATTGATGAGGTTTTCCGCATGAGTTTGCACCGTTGAATTATTAGCCACTGGACGTTGATGGATTGCGCCTATCGCTTCtgcaaaaatataaaagtgaCAGGGAGTTTGTTATTCACCCGGAATTTCTTTCAGACtatctatttctatttttgccTCCGGTTTGAACATCGTTGGATATTGCAACATCAGTCGAAGAAACTTGATCGGGTGGCACTTCGGCCGGAAATGACGTAACGAAACCACTGAACGCCAACAATTGAATCGAGACCAAAATGAATAGCATCTCGTTAAGTTTCATGATTTCTGAAAAAACTCTTGAATTCAATTAAGTCAGTGTGCactaaaaaattgttttacacgTCCGGAGGAGAGAAACTTGTAACTGAAAGATGGTGAGGAGACTGCGGTTATCATTTCGGGTGAGGCTTGTTTTATATAGGCGCTTGACAATCTAGAGGCTAATAGACTAAtaataaataggaaaaattttTATGGACATGAAGGAGACGTTATTATCTAAGGTTTATCAATGATAGAACGATCCTTAAataagtgttaaaaaaaaaccgctacGCTACACATTGGATCATTAGATCCGTTTGTAAAGCCAGAAATGTTTGTAATATACCCCGGTTGACTTTGGGCGTTGCACCATAGAGGGCAAGATTTTCTTTGCTAATAATAACGAAAAAGGACATGGATAACAgcaatgaaattttgttttaaatcctATGTGCATAAAAGACTAGACGAACGATAGAGGGTCCTATGTCTCTGTAGCACTTCCGTATGTTAAAGAATAGGCTTGAAGGTGAAATCTCTACTGTAATGCTGTACTCgtaagaaaaagtcaaagataAATCGTAGTTGACCGTTGGCAAACAAGTTTTCAAGGGAAATTATCCATAAATAATTCTGCGAGTGGAAAGGAAAATCCTTTTTTGAGTTTGTACTCGACGAACTTAGTGTAGATTTCGTTatcatttcaatcaaaattgttcTGAGTTTTCGCAAGTGAAAAGTATTAGCCACTTATTAGCCGCAATAAAAACGTTTTCTCGAATTTACCATTGAATagattatattttatattacgGCTAATGACCCTAACCCGAAGAATCAAACTAGAATTGTGCAAAATTATTACATGACATTGACATTTTTAGTTTGATTCCCATTTAAATTAAAGATAGGAACGAGCTTTATTACACTaactttttggaaaaatcaattatagCAGTATTACGTTACATACGAGGTATTAAAGGTGAAATATTAATTCCGTTTCCGGGAACCAACAAATCATCAACCTTGAGGATTAGCAATCTCATTAGCCTACATTACCCCAAAACTTTacccccctaaaaaaagatattccaGGAAAAGGGAAGCcccatttaatttaaatagcGTAACATCTTCTGGTTGTCATATCATTCTTCTTTCAGCAAGCAACAGAGTAACTTCACCAATTCACCATGGGTCAAAAGCAATCTTCGTCCGAAGTCACCGACTCCGAGATGGCCATGACCAACAGAACTGATTTGTCTTCCCAATTTACAAACGTCATGaggtaaattgaaaatttcatttcttttttctttatcgctTCCAATCTTATAATTGACATCATCTCATTTTTATAGCAAGTCATACCAGACGGATGAATGCTTCAACTGCGGTGCCGCACTGGAGGATAGCAACTTGTATAACTCGTCGACGAGCTCATCGAGAACCCCGAAATCATCGACGGAACTTACCGTCCGATGCCGTCAATGTCGCGTTTGTGATTCGACGAATGTTATCTTGGAAAAATTCCGGTCTGTCGTCACATCATCCCCTCGTTCTATTCCGATTGTGCCGTCTGCCCATAACGAGTCGAACCAATTTAGCCACACGAATCATCACCTTATGAGGACTAATTCATCACATGACATGCCCAATAACGCCACAAGCACTTTTACCGAGTCCTCGTCGACCTGTGTTTAACTCTATACAACCCTACATTTTGTACATTGATGAATAGCTGTaaaataagtttttgaaataaatgttgaacTTTGAATTTAAATCACGAATGCCTATTGCTCATTATTTACTTCTCGATTAATCATAAAACGAGGTGGACCGGGGCTTCAATAAAgattgacattttcaaaaaagaagacggGTTAATGTAACTTCTGCAGTTAGAGGCGCTGCTGCAAGATTGTTAACTATCAAAACTCGGTTTTGAATTCTTGATCGATTGTCGGAAATTATGATATGTCTTTAGAGatgtttaaactttaaaagtaactgaaactgacagcgacaaataaaaaataccacgTAGCTATCTAGCGTTACAAATCGGAAATGGAACGAACTAACGTGAAGACGTccccgctctagctcgttgacactcGATTGGcataacaaacaataaaaaaggtcTGAAACAGCTCGAGACTTACGTCTCATCTACTCACCAATTCTTAATCATCCCGTCGTCACCAATAAGCCGCCAACAGTCCACAAACAGCTATAGCTCAAAACTCCAAACCTCACCAGGTGAAAATCGGCGCCAGTCCTTGatccttaaaaataaaaaacaaacaataagttttaaaaaaaaatcttggaaaaTGAACAAGAGCTGAACAGTAGTTTTTCACACCCCTTAAGGACGGACGGAAATCCGGCACATTAAATTAAGAGTTCACAGAATCACGTGAGTCATCCAACTGAAAGCGTAATTTACTCTTTTCGACTGAAAAATTGTGAATGGTTTCcgtaaaataaattatcttatctttttaaTCGAATTTCCTATTCGGATACCAAGTCATTTACGCGGGATAGAAGGAAAATCAAGCCACAAACATCCGTTCACCGTTAGTCACATTAATACAATTTAATAACGGGAAAGGAAGACCTGTTCTTAGTCGACGTTTGAAATTTAAACTATTGGAAATGCGAAATGCTTCGgtggtgttttgtttttagaccTGGGTGCAATTACAATTGAGaatgtgttttatttcaaagagaTCGGAAATTCCGCTGCCAAGacttatatttcttttgttagCAAATCATATCGTACAAACTAACCAAGACGAAATATTTCATAACGTGGGAATGGCTGAACAAGTGACTGAAGCCGACTCAGTCCTAGTACTCACTTGCATCGAAGTGTTAAACCTATCAGATGGTGAAATCAAATGGGAAGTTCCTcgaataacaaaatataaggaagtaaaaattaaattgcatTATCTAAACTTTTAGTTGCTGTCATTCTTTCAAGTGATTTCTCTAACACTTTgagaaaacgaagaaacgcCTTTATGAAACAACTGTTACCAATGAAACGCACTTGATCTCGACTATGACTTAAAAAACACCGAGCCCACTGACACGGGCATTTACAAATGTCgtgggaaaaacaaagaagaaactcGCTATGTTTATGTTTCCagttaaatattaatttctttCCTTCGAGGACATTTGGAAGTCATCAATAAAATAACCTTTTGACTCGATTCAGGTCACGTAAAAATGGCTTTCATGGACTATCTTGCTAGTACGTACGCGCCAAATTTCAAGGCTAATCCAGGAGAATCTATTCAGTTTCCTTTCAAGACAACTCATCCTAACGTCAGCAACTCAGTTTTTCAGCAAACAACAGAAATAGGAGTCCATCCCCGAAATGAATTCTTTGAGGTAATTCTCAAAAATTCGATCAGAAACACTTTTAATGGTGTCGGATGAAAGTCTCTgcatattaatattatttcaaaaaatcaaattaaattgcatgtcgtcttgttttttaaaaacacatttgGAATTCCTCATCCCCGCTTGAAAATCCAAGATGGTCATTCAACTCTCAATTCGGACTGACGTTGGCGAACGCAACCATTTTCGACACTGCCaactattattttgttggcTCAATGCCCTTCGTTAACGGAAAACGCGTGAACATTAAACATAACGAGGAAACTAGAAAATTTCTTAGGTAATCCTTCCCAGTGGATAAACTCAAAGCTAATCATGAAGTATCGTAGCGCGTTCCTCTAATTGTAGAAGGCAATTCCATTTCGATACTTTCCTAAAGCAGCTTTTCGTAATAATTTACGATCGCAAAATTAGGAATAGAACTGGAAAAAGTTGGAGCACCTGGCGATCCAGTGGAAGGATCGAacgtcattttcatttgtacCACTTCTTCGTTTAACTTCAATCTTTTACCTTTTCCACCGAAATGGACTATTATCAATCACACCTATCAATGCATTAACCTGTTACCTGTAAAGAGATTTCCTGATACAACGCACATCTCTTTGGAGCGAACAAACAAAGGTCTAACTGTGTTAACATTTTACCATTGGGAGATTGAAAGATTTTCCATATCATATCATCAATTGATGCAGATATTGAAATAAAGACGGAACGAAAATGACTAATACTACTAGACTAATaataaatagtaaaaaaaaatacatttccaCATCAACATAAATGGAAATATCTTGGTAACCTGggtcaagttttctttttaaagacaTGTCGGTTTTAGGGGAGACGTTATTATTCTTGAAGTGTTACAAAAATACCGCTATGTTGCACATTAGATCATTATAGATCCGTTTGTAAAACCAACAGTTTTTGTAATACCCTGGTCGACTTTGGGCATTGCACCATAGAGGGCAAGATTTTCTTTACTAATAATAAGGCAAAAGGATTTGAATAGcaatggaattttgttttttaatcctCTGTGCATAAAAGACTAGACGAACCGTGTAAGGTCCTATGTCTGTATAGCACTTCCGTAGGTTAAGGGATAACGCacaaaatcaattcatttttggtttcatCCAGTTCGTGGCTGGATACCCAACGCCTTGATATAAATGATGTAATCTTACTTTTTACGCACTAcggttttttaaacaaaatgataAATCGTAGGTGACTTTGGCAAACAAATATCCAAGGAATTATCCATAAATAATTCTGCGAGTGGAAAGGACAACCTTTTTTTGAGTTTATACTAGACTGTAAATTTCGTTATAATTTCTATCAAAGTTGCCCTGAGTTTTTGCAAGTGAAAAGTATTAGCCACTTATTAGCCgcaataaaaactttttctcgaATTTCTCATTGAATAGATTATATTACGGCTAATGACCCTAACCCGAAGAATCAAACTAGAATTGTGCAAAATTATTACATGACATTGACATTTTTAGTTTGATTCCCATTTAAATTAAAGATAGGAAAGAGCTTTATTACACAAACTTTtaggaaaaatcaattatagCAGTATTACGTTACATACGAAGTATTAAAGGTGAAATATTAATTCCGTTTCCGGGAACCAACAAATCATCGACCTTGAGGATTAGCAATCTCATTAGCCTACATTACCCCAAAACTTTAACCCcctaaaaaaagatattccaGGAAAAGGGAGGttccatttcatttaaatagCGTAACATCTTCTAGTTGTCACATCATTCTTCTTTCAGCAAGCAACAGAGTAACTTCACCAATTCACCATGGGTCAAAAGCAATCTTCGTCCGAAGTCACCGACTCCGAGATGGCCATGACCAACAGAACTGATTTGTCTTCCCAATTTACAAACGTCATGaggtaaattgaaaatttcatttcttttttctttatcgctTCCAATCTAATAATTGACATAATCTCATTTTTATAGCAGGTCATACCAGACGAATGAATGCTTCAACTGCGGTGCCGCACTGGAGGATAGCAACTTGTATAACTCGTCGACGAGCTCATCGAGAACCCCGAAATCATCGACGGAACTTACCGTCCGATGCCGTCAATGTCGCGTTTGTGATTCGACGAATGTGATTTTGGAGAAATTCCGGGCTGTCATCACATCATCCCCTCGTTCAATTCCGATTGCGTCGTCCGCCCATAACGAATCGAACCAATTTAGCCAAACGAATCATCACCTTATGAGGACTAATTCATCACATAACATGCCCAATAACGCCACAAGCACTTTTACCGAGTCCTCGTCGACTTGTGTTTAACTCTATATAACCCTACATTTTGTACATTGATGAATAGCTGAGaaataagtttttgaaataaatgttgaacTTTGAATTTAAATCACGAATGCCTAATATTGCTCATGATTTACTATCTCGATTAATCATTAAATGAGGTGGACCGGGGCTTCAATAAAgattgacattttcaaaaaagaatatagGTTAATGTGAGATTGAGAAGGGGTGATCCCTATGAAAGTGCATCCCAGATCGCTATAGCAGATTGGGCAATTTCATCTATGCTACAAAACCATTAAATAACCTACGGCGATTGTGATATTTAGTAGTTAGGATAAGGACATTAGATTGGACATTGctttgttaattttaattttgataagCAGATCtcagttttcctttttgaaaacaaaaaaaactaaataaatttgCTACGTTGATTACGTTTGAATAGAATAGGCGGGGCTTCTAAAAAATATCTACTCAcgcacttgaaaaaaaaaactgttactgtcaagagagagagaataattggaaaaaaaaaacgattgactgtttttacatttcaatggAAATAATTACCCTTACTCTGCAATTAGTACTACCACCCGCAATGAaaataacagtttttttttttatattcgaTAAActgacaatttcaaaaaccTCAAAGTCAACGATTCTCAATCAGCATTTTAGCGGACATGATTGAACTCAGTAGATCGACCAATTACCTCAACAAAGCGAAAAACACGCATGGTGAAAGTATCCACGTCAGATGCCAGTATCGCACTGCAGTAAGAGAAATTACCACgggacaaaaagaagaaagtcaaaTTCATTATCCAGACATTGCAAGGAAAGGACACAACGGAACGGCAACTCACGTAGTCACAGATCCAATGCGATATACTGACGctactttcactttttctaGGGGATTTTAAGAGCAACGAAGATGAccaaaatgtaaatgatgAGTTTAAAAGTATATGCGGATATACTTGTAAACGTGCTTGTAAACGCGCTTGGTGGAGGATTGAGCGGTACTTGTGTCGGTGAAAGTATTTCTAGAAAACCTGAAAACTCAAACATCGAGTGCCAATTGAGCGGTGATTTTGATATTCCCAAAAATGTCAAAGCCCCCCAAATCGTACAAAGTGGCCATCGAGTTTTCCAGCAATTTTATCCAAATTTTATCTGATGCGATTTCTAAAGACCCAGCGGCTGGAAACGAGACCCTTGGTATACCTTGTGTCAAATGGTTCTACCCGCTGGTGTTTAATGCAAGGTGCCGATAGTGCACCGACCATTCGCTATGAAATTAGCCACACGTTGGCCTCTGAAAGCGTACGTATGATGCAAGATTATaacgaaattgaagaaatggGGAGAAATGGTCGTCGATATTCGTGGGAAGTCCAACGTGGATTCTTTCAGGCAGCTGCTGAATCGACTCAATAGTGAGCAATCGGTTTTCAAGACAAATCGAAATTATCGATGGTTGGATCAAAAACATAAAGAAATATGCATGATAAAAAGGTTCCAGACCATGGAAAActtgacaaataaaaataaagtcctACTTTTCCCAACAACGAAAAAGTTTCAATAACAAACGACAATATTCGTTGTCTTGGAACTCTTGTTCCCTTTTCTATTTCACCAAGAACCTTTCCTGAATCTTGTTAGGAATCAAACGATGGTATCAATGAAGACCTTTATACCATGCCGAAGCATTGCAATAACGAAGAGTTTTGGTGTGAAAATAACGACATTTTCGAACggattgaaaaggaaattgacCCTAATAAAGGAAATTGATTAAATACATTTCTTTACTTCATGAAGCCTGCCTATTAATTACTCCTCGGTCAGTTTATCATCAGAAAATTTTTACTACAGATCTCCAAGAAAACTTTCTAAATAACATTAAATGTACCTTTTGGAGTGGTGCACATGTTATTTCACATGTTAGCAGCTAGACGACCAATGATGTGCTGTAGGACTGATGATGGCTGGTGTTTGCTTCCTCCCAAACGGCAGTTGACCCTTTAACATCATTTCAGATTCTTGTAATCAATATCTGATGTCctagatctttttttttggcatctgtataaaagaaagaggatATATACAAATGTATCAGGAATCATTTCCAGACTTataacaaacttaaaaaagttttgaacgagatttttttgtaaaatctgCTTAAACAACACAACCCCAACCATATGTTTTAGAAGGTTCATACTGCATAGTGCATAGGcacaagaaggaaaaaatactTAACATATCAT
Proteins encoded in this window:
- the LOC124208690 gene encoding uncharacterized protein LOC124208690 — encoded protein: MGQKQSSSEVTDSEMAMTNRTDLSSQFTNVMSKSYQTDECFNCGAALEDSNLYNSSTSSSRTPKSSTELTVRCRQCRVCDSTNVILEKFRSVVTSSPRSIPIVPSAHNESNQFSHTNHHLMRTNSSHDMPNNATSTFTESSSTCV
- the LOC124208691 gene encoding uncharacterized protein LOC124208691, translating into MGQKQSSSEVTDSEMAMTNRTDLSSQFTNVMSRSYQTNECFNCGAALEDSNLYNSSTSSSRTPKSSTELTVRCRQCRVCDSTNVILEKFRAVITSSPRSIPIASSAHNESNQFSQTNHHLMRTNSSHNMPNNATSTFTESSSTCV